In one Pseudomonas sp. SCA2728.1_7 genomic region, the following are encoded:
- a CDS encoding polyamine ABC transporter substrate-binding protein, with translation MIRKTLALAPLMLAVSLAQAAETVKVYNWSDYIAPDTTKNFEKETGVGVTYDVYDSNETLDGKLMTGKSGYDVVFPSNHFMARQIQGGALKKLDKSQLPNWKNLNPVLLKALQTNDPNNEHGFPYLWGSTGIGYNIAKVKAVLGDDAPVDSWDLIFKPEYMEKLQKCGVAILDNGPELLPAALNYLGLPHHSKNPEDYKKAEALLMKVRPYVSYFHSSKYTSDLANGDICVAVGFSGDILQAENRAKEAKNGVDIGYNIPKEGAAIWFDMVAMPADAPDEKAGYAFMNYLLRPDVMAGISNYVHYANGNEQADSLIDPAIKNDTKVYPSPEMMGKLFALEAMPLNIDRIRTRVWNKIRTGS, from the coding sequence GCTCTGGCACCGCTGATGCTCGCCGTTTCCCTTGCTCAGGCAGCGGAAACGGTCAAGGTTTACAACTGGTCCGACTACATCGCGCCGGACACCACCAAGAACTTCGAGAAAGAGACGGGCGTGGGTGTCACCTATGACGTCTACGACAGCAACGAAACCCTCGACGGCAAGTTGATGACCGGTAAATCCGGTTACGACGTGGTGTTCCCGTCCAACCACTTCATGGCCCGGCAGATTCAGGGCGGGGCGCTGAAGAAACTCGACAAGAGCCAGTTGCCGAACTGGAAAAACCTCAATCCGGTGCTGCTCAAAGCGCTGCAGACCAACGACCCGAACAACGAACACGGCTTTCCCTATCTGTGGGGCAGCACTGGCATCGGCTACAACATCGCCAAGGTCAAAGCCGTGCTCGGCGACGACGCGCCGGTGGACTCCTGGGACCTGATCTTCAAGCCCGAGTACATGGAAAAGCTGCAGAAGTGTGGCGTAGCGATCCTCGACAACGGCCCGGAATTATTGCCGGCGGCGCTCAACTACCTGGGCCTGCCGCACCACAGCAAAAATCCCGAGGACTATAAGAAGGCCGAAGCGCTGCTGATGAAAGTGCGGCCGTACGTCAGCTACTTCCACTCGTCGAAATACACCAGCGACCTGGCCAACGGCGACATTTGCGTGGCGGTCGGCTTCTCCGGCGACATCCTGCAAGCCGAGAACCGCGCCAAGGAAGCCAAGAACGGTGTCGACATCGGCTACAACATTCCCAAGGAAGGCGCGGCGATCTGGTTCGACATGGTCGCCATGCCCGCCGATGCCCCGGACGAGAAGGCCGGTTATGCGTTCATGAACTACCTGCTGCGCCCGGACGTGATGGCCGGCATCAGCAATTACGTGCATTACGCCAACGGTAACGAGCAGGCCGACAGCCTGATCGACCCGGCGATCAAGAACGACACCAAGGTGTATCCGAGCCCGGAGATGATGGGCAAGCTGTTTGCGCTGGAGGCGATGCCGTTGAACATTGACCGGATCCGCACGCGGGTGTGGAACAAGATCCGGACTGGTAGCTAA